In Polaribacter sp. L3A8, a genomic segment contains:
- a CDS encoding MBG domain-containing protein encodes MRNSILFIFLLLVANVYSQSPDWSVNASSYQYNMTFTVFLNVNGTVLINANDKVGAFVNGENRGEATVVYNANAKKYVAYLTVLANTAAETISFKIYDSTNNTIINVPKTEVFEINKNLGGAFQSYSIANPTLNSQAKINSFSYQGIAIENTLITNNTVTIEVLSTVDITNLTPVFTTENNGKVYSNKTLQVSSNNTLDFSNDVVYEVLSEDESQKVLYTVKVKKIVNTNNQITFTDANFTFDGTEKSLTIGGTLPSGTSVAYTNNGLTNVGSKQVTATISGPSFQDVVLTANLTVTQATITGVTFSNASFTFDGSEKKITIVGAIPNGTTLNYVLNTRTNAGNQEAFAVITGDNYVNLVLKANLIVEKAIFGGFTFSDKSYIYDGTSKSILITENLPIETTVNFTNNNKTNAGVYEVVATISKDNYKDLVLKANLTITKLTLSGFSFEDENFIYDGKSKSILIAGDLPFETTISYSNNNLTDTGSYEVTATISGANYQDLILKANLTITKATLSGFVFDDESFVYDGTSKSLKISGDLPSDVSVSYSNNNLTDAGSYEVTATIFGANYKNLILKANLTITKATLSNFTFEDERFVYNGTSNSLKILESLPSGVSVSYSNNSFTNAGSYEVTATIFGANYTDKVLKATLTIVKATLNGLGLASENFVYDGTSKSLNISGDLPSGVSVSYSNNNLTDTGSYEVTSTISGINYEDLILKANLTITKASLNGFSFDDENFVYDGTSKSLNISGDLPSGVSVSYSSNSFTDTGSYEVTATISGINYENLILKANLTITKATLSNFTFEDERFVYSGTSNSLKILESLPSGVSVSYSNNSFTNTGSYEVTATIFGANYTDKVLKATLTIVKATLNGLGLASENFVYDGTSKSLNISGDLPSGVSVSYSNNSFTNTGSYEVTATIFGANYTDKVLKATLTIVKATLNGLGLASENFVYDGTSKSLNISGNLPSGVSVSYSNNSFTDAGSYEVTATISGANYQDLILKANLTITKATLSGFVFDDDSFVYDGTPKSLKISGNLPTGISVSYSHDIFTDAGSYEVTVTIYGPNYENLILKANLTITKATLSNFTFEDERFVYNGTSNSLKILESLPSGVSVSYSNNSFTDAGSYEVTATISGANYTDKVLKATLTIVKATLNGLGLASENFVYDGTSKSLNISGDLPSDVSVSYSNNNLTETGSYEVTATIYGPNYENLILKANLTITKATLSNFTFEDERFVYSGTSNSLKILESLPSGVSVSYSNNSFTNTGSYEVTATIFGANYTDKVLKATLTIVKATLNGLGLASENFVYDGTSKSLNISGNLPSGVSVSYSNNSFTDAGSYEVTATISGANYQDLILKANLTITKATLSGFVFDDESFVYDGTPKSLKISGNLPTGISVSYSHDIFTDAGSYEVTVTIYGPNYENLILKANLTITKATLSGFVFDDESFVYDGTPKSLKISGDLPSGVSVSYSNNSFTDAGTYEVKATISGINYEDLILKANLTITKASLSGFVFDDESFVYDGTSKSLKISGDLPSGVSVSYSSNSFTDTGSYEVTATISGSNYQDLILKANLIITKATLKNFTFNNEIFVYDGAPKSIKILECLPSGISVSYSSNSFTDAGTYEVTATISGANYTDKVLKATLTIVKATLNGLGLASENFVYDGTPKSLKISGNLPNGVSISYSSNSFIDAGSYEVTTTISGINHENLILKANLTITKASLNGFSFDDENFVYDGTPKSLNISGNLQSGVSVSYSSNSFIDAGSYEVTATISRINHENLILKANLTIAKAQQTITFNEIRFSSDQNEFNLEATSSAGLQIKYVSSNTNVAIVSDNLVFLVGKGVATITASQPGNNNFNAAINKSQEINISTLGAKNEIFEKKSILLYPNPVNSNLKLKLNSEQTEVVLIYDTTGKMVKMIKDYQSEKDIDVSNFTAGNYFIQLSDTNGLISVKSFIKN; translated from the coding sequence ATGAGAAATAGTATATTATTTATATTCTTATTATTAGTAGCTAATGTTTACAGCCAATCTCCAGATTGGTCTGTAAATGCTAGCTCATATCAATATAATATGACATTTACAGTTTTTTTAAATGTAAATGGAACTGTATTAATAAATGCAAATGATAAAGTTGGCGCATTTGTAAATGGAGAAAATAGAGGAGAAGCAACAGTTGTTTATAATGCAAATGCCAAAAAATATGTTGCTTATTTAACTGTTTTAGCAAATACAGCAGCAGAAACAATTAGCTTCAAAATTTATGATAGTACAAATAATACAATTATTAATGTTCCAAAAACAGAAGTTTTTGAAATAAATAAAAATCTAGGAGGTGCGTTTCAATCATACAGTATTGCGAATCCAACGCTTAATTCTCAGGCAAAAATTAATAGTTTTTCGTATCAAGGAATTGCAATAGAAAATACTTTAATAACCAATAATACAGTTACTATAGAAGTATTATCTACAGTAGATATTACCAACTTAACCCCCGTTTTTACTACAGAAAATAATGGAAAAGTTTATTCAAACAAAACCCTGCAAGTTTCATCTAATAATACATTAGATTTTTCTAATGATGTAGTTTATGAAGTTTTATCTGAAGATGAATCTCAGAAAGTACTTTATACAGTTAAGGTTAAGAAAATAGTAAATACTAACAATCAAATTACTTTTACCGATGCAAATTTTACGTTTGATGGTACTGAGAAATCGTTAACAATTGGCGGCACTTTGCCAAGTGGAACAAGTGTTGCATACACAAATAATGGTTTAACAAATGTGGGTTCAAAACAGGTTACAGCAACTATTTCTGGACCAAGTTTTCAAGATGTAGTATTAACTGCTAATCTAACAGTAACCCAAGCTACAATTACGGGTGTTACTTTTTCTAATGCAAGTTTTACTTTTGATGGATCCGAAAAAAAAATAACAATTGTAGGGGCCATTCCAAATGGAACGACACTTAATTACGTTTTAAATACAAGAACAAATGCTGGGAATCAAGAAGCATTTGCAGTAATTACAGGAGACAATTATGTCAATTTAGTTTTAAAAGCCAATTTAATAGTAGAAAAAGCAATTTTTGGTGGGTTTACTTTTAGCGATAAAAGTTATATTTATGATGGAACATCAAAATCGATTTTAATTACAGAAAATTTACCGATAGAAACTACTGTTAATTTTACAAACAATAATAAAACCAATGCTGGTGTTTACGAAGTTGTAGCTACTATTTCAAAAGATAATTACAAAGATTTAGTTTTAAAAGCAAACCTAACAATAACTAAATTAACACTTAGTGGTTTTTCTTTTGAAGACGAAAATTTTATTTATGATGGAAAATCAAAATCCATTTTAATTGCAGGTGATTTACCTTTCGAAACTACCATTTCTTATTCGAATAATAATTTAACAGATACAGGTTCTTATGAAGTTACAGCCACCATTTCTGGGGCTAATTATCAAGATTTAATTTTAAAAGCCAATTTAACAATTACAAAAGCAACATTAAGTGGTTTTGTGTTTGATGATGAAAGCTTTGTGTACGATGGAACTTCAAAATCTTTGAAAATTTCAGGGGATTTACCAAGTGACGTATCTGTTTCTTATTCGAATAATAATTTAACAGATGCAGGTTCTTATGAAGTTACAGCAACCATTTTTGGAGCTAATTATAAAAACTTAATTTTAAAAGCCAATTTAACAATTACAAAAGCAACATTAAGTAATTTTACTTTTGAGGATGAACGTTTTGTATATAATGGTACTTCAAATTCGTTGAAGATTTTAGAAAGTTTACCAAGTGGCGTTTCGGTTTCTTATTCGAATAATAGTTTTACAAATGCAGGTTCTTATGAAGTTACAGCAACCATTTTTGGAGCTAATTATACAGATAAAGTTTTAAAGGCAACTTTGACAATTGTAAAAGCAACATTAAATGGTCTTGGTTTAGCGAGTGAAAATTTTGTGTATGATGGAACTTCAAAATCTTTGAATATTTCAGGGGATTTACCAAGTGGCGTTTCGGTTTCTTATTCGAATAATAATTTAACAGATACAGGTTCTTATGAAGTTACGTCCACCATTTCTGGAATTAATTATGAGGATTTAATTTTAAAAGCCAATTTAACAATTACAAAAGCATCATTAAATGGTTTTTCTTTTGATGATGAAAATTTTGTGTACGATGGAACTTCAAAATCTTTGAATATTTCAGGGGATTTACCAAGTGGCGTTTCGGTTTCTTATTCGAGTAATAGTTTTACAGATACAGGTTCTTATGAAGTTACAGCCACCATTTCTGGAATTAATTATGAAAACTTAATTTTAAAAGCCAATTTAACAATTACAAAAGCAACATTAAGTAATTTTACTTTTGAGGATGAACGTTTTGTATATAGTGGTACTTCAAATTCGTTGAAGATTTTAGAAAGTTTACCAAGTGGCGTTTCTGTTTCTTATTCGAATAATAGTTTTACAAATACAGGTTCTTATGAAGTTACAGCAACCATTTTTGGAGCTAATTATACAGATAAAGTTTTAAAGGCAACTTTGACAATTGTAAAAGCAACATTAAATGGTCTTGGTTTAGCGAGTGAAAATTTTGTGTATGATGGAACTTCAAAATCTTTGAATATTTCAGGGGATTTACCAAGTGGCGTTTCGGTTTCTTATTCGAATAATAGTTTTACAAATACAGGTTCTTATGAAGTTACAGCAACCATTTTTGGAGCTAATTATACAGATAAAGTTTTAAAGGCAACTTTGACAATTGTAAAAGCAACATTAAATGGTCTTGGTTTAGCGAGTGAAAATTTTGTGTATGATGGAACTTCAAAATCTTTGAATATTTCAGGGAATTTACCAAGTGGCGTTTCTGTTTCTTATTCGAATAATAGTTTTACAGATGCAGGTTCTTATGAAGTTACAGCCACCATTTCTGGGGCTAATTATCAAGATTTAATTTTAAAAGCCAATTTAACAATTACAAAAGCAACATTAAGTGGTTTTGTGTTTGATGATGACAGCTTTGTCTACGATGGCACACCAAAATCTTTAAAAATTTCAGGGAATTTACCAACAGGAATTTCAGTTTCTTATTCGCATGATATTTTTACAGATGCTGGTTCTTATGAAGTTACAGTCACTATTTATGGGCCTAATTATGAAAATTTAATTTTAAAAGCCAATTTAACAATTACAAAAGCAACATTAAGTAATTTTACTTTTGAGGATGAACGTTTTGTATATAATGGTACTTCAAATTCGTTGAAGATTTTAGAAAGTTTACCAAGTGGCGTTTCGGTTTCTTATTCGAATAATAGTTTTACAGATGCAGGTTCTTATGAAGTTACAGCCACTATTTCTGGAGCTAATTATACAGATAAAGTTTTAAAGGCAACTTTGACAATTGTAAAAGCAACATTAAATGGTCTTGGTTTAGCGAGTGAAAATTTTGTGTATGATGGAACTTCAAAATCTTTGAATATTTCAGGGGATTTACCAAGTGACGTTTCTGTTTCTTATTCTAATAATAATTTAACAGAAACAGGTTCTTATGAAGTTACTGCCACTATTTATGGGCCTAATTATGAAAACTTAATTTTAAAAGCCAATTTAACAATTACAAAAGCAACATTAAGTAATTTTACTTTTGAGGATGAACGTTTTGTATATAGTGGTACTTCAAATTCGTTGAAGATTTTAGAAAGTTTACCAAGTGGCGTTTCTGTTTCTTATTCGAATAATAGTTTTACAAATACAGGTTCTTATGAAGTTACAGCAACCATTTTTGGAGCTAATTATACAGATAAAGTTTTAAAGGCAACTTTGACAATTGTAAAAGCAACATTAAATGGTCTTGGTTTAGCGAGTGAAAATTTTGTGTATGATGGAACTTCAAAATCTTTGAATATTTCAGGGAATTTACCAAGTGGCGTTTCGGTTTCTTATTCGAATAATAGTTTTACAGATGCAGGTTCTTATGAAGTTACAGCCACCATTTCTGGGGCTAATTATCAAGATTTAATTTTAAAAGCCAATTTAACAATTACAAAAGCAACATTAAGTGGTTTTGTGTTTGATGATGAAAGCTTTGTCTACGATGGCACACCAAAATCTTTAAAAATTTCAGGGAATTTACCAACAGGAATTTCAGTTTCTTATTCGCATGATATTTTTACAGATGCTGGTTCTTATGAAGTTACAGTCACTATTTATGGACCTAATTATGAAAATTTAATTTTAAAAGCCAATTTAACAATTACAAAAGCAACATTAAGTGGTTTTGTGTTTGATGATGAAAGCTTTGTCTACGATGGCACACCAAAATCTCTAAAAATTTCAGGGGATTTACCAAGTGGCGTTTCTGTTTCTTATTCGAATAATAGTTTTACAGATGCAGGTACTTATGAAGTTAAAGCCACCATTTCTGGAATTAATTATGAGGATTTAATTTTAAAAGCCAATTTAACAATTACAAAAGCATCATTAAGTGGTTTTGTGTTTGATGATGAAAGTTTTGTCTACGATGGAACTTCAAAATCTTTGAAAATTTCAGGGGATTTACCAAGTGGCGTTTCGGTTTCTTATTCGAGTAATAGTTTTACAGATACAGGTTCTTATGAAGTTACAGCAACCATTTCTGGGTCTAATTATCAAGATTTAATTTTAAAAGCTAATTTAATAATTACAAAAGCAACATTAAAAAATTTTACTTTTAACAATGAAATTTTTGTGTATGACGGAGCACCAAAATCAATTAAAATATTAGAATGTTTACCAAGTGGTATTTCTGTTTCTTATTCGAGTAATAGTTTTACAGATGCTGGTACTTATGAAGTTACAGCCACCATTTCTGGAGCTAATTATACAGATAAAGTTTTAAAGGCAACTTTGACAATTGTAAAAGCAACATTAAATGGTCTTGGTTTAGCGAGTGAAAATTTTGTGTACGATGGTACACCAAAATCTTTAAAAATTTCAGGGAATTTACCAAATGGCGTTTCGATTTCTTATTCGAGTAATAGTTTTATAGATGCTGGTTCTTATGAAGTTACTACCACCATTTCTGGAATTAATCACGAGAATTTAATTTTAAAAGCAAACTTAACAATTACAAAAGCATCATTAAATGGTTTTTCTTTTGATGATGAAAATTTTGTCTACGATGGTACACCAAAATCTTTAAATATTTCAGGGAATTTACAAAGTGGCGTTTCGGTTTCTTATTCGAGTAATAGTTTTATAGATGCTGGTTCTTATGAAGTTACTGCCACCATTTCTAGAATTAATCATGAGAATTTAATTTTAAAAGCTAATTTAACAATAGCAAAAGC